The genomic stretch ATCCCAAAAATAGGTATAATTGTTGCCCTGCATTGGCTCCCCAGCGTACTACGATTGTTTTCTTTCCGCTTTTTGCATCTTGATCGCGGTCACGGTAATTATTCACCATCAACAAGGTATCTATAATCAGTCCGCAAGCTAGAGAGGCGAGTGTTACATTCCAAGTCCAGCTACGACACATCACATAGTAAGTGCAGCCTACCGGTACAAACCCGAAAAAGACAATGACAAGTATGTCTCCCCATCCGTGATAAGCTAGCGGATAAGGTCCTGCTGTATAAAGAAAAGCGAATAAAATACATAAAATTCCCACTGGAATCATTTCAATCCCTCCATAAGCTAATAGGCATAACCCTGCTAAACAAGCTGTCGCTGTGGTCAGGGCGATTCCTTTCCTCATGGCGTTCAGTGTGATCCATCCTTGTGCGCAGGCACGTTCAGGACCCAAGCGGTCTTCACGGTCACTGCCTTTCAGATAATCAAAGTAATCATTAATGAAGTTGGCATCTATCTGCATCAGAAAAGCGAAGAGAAAGCAAAGCAATGCTGGTGTCATTTGGAAGCAGCTGTCTGCATAGGCCAAGGCACATCCCAGTAAAACCGGAGTGGCGGCTCCTGCCAATGTTTTAGGACGGGCGGCTAGAAGCCATGCTTTTATTGAGTTAACTTGAACAATTTCCATTTCTATTTATAATTAAGGTTGTGCAAAGATAAAACAATTAATTCTGTATCTTTGTCTCCAAATAGAAAGGATTATGAAGAAACAGTTTCTTTTTTTACTTTTAGCGGTTATTTTTTTGTCTTCTTGCGCCACAGCTACTTTGTCCGAGTTTCCGGGAGTAGGACGTGTGAAGCAATATGATTTTTATAGTTATGATATTCCACCCGCTTTTGATGGTTTTCGGATAGGATTTGCTTCGGATTTTCATTATGAGAGTCGTTTTAAGAGGAGTGAATTGAACAGTGCGGTACGAGCATTAAAATCAATGCATGCCGATGTTCTGTTGTTGGGTGGAGATTATCGTAGCAAGAAAGGTGGAAATCTAGACACTTTGTTCACCGCCTTGAGCAGAGTTTATACACCTTACGGAACATTTGCTGTGATGGGGAATCATGATTATGGTTATTGTTATTCCGAAGTGGTGGAGGCCATGCAAAAGAATCATGTGCGGTTGATGGAACATAAAAGCTATAAGTTGATGAAAGATGGTCAGCATATTATAGTAAGCGGTGTACGCAATCCGTTTGATTTAAAAAGGAATGGTGACTCTCCATCCCAGCATTTTCCAGCGGATGATTTTATTATATTGCTCACGCATACTCCCGACTATGCAGAAGATACAGATGTATCGAATGCCAATTTGGTGTTAGCGGGGTATACTCATGGCGGGCAGGTGAGCTTGTTTAAAAAATATTCTCCGGTAAAGCACTCCATTTATGGAAACCGTTTTCTGACTGGTTGGAAAGAGAATAGTAAAGGTACTCCGATTATTATTACCAATGGATTGGGTACTTCGCGCGTTGACGTCCGCTTATTTACTCCCAGCGAAGTTGTTCTGGTAGTCTTGCATCGTGTTGAAAAGCAGAAAGAATAGACTGTTTGTCCGTTAATAACGTACAGGGTGTCCATAATCGGACACCCTTTTTTATGTTTACTTATTGATACTTAGTGGATTAATTTCGTGGCATGTGCTTTGCACTTTATAAAGTGAAGCGGCTCAAGAAAAAAAACGGATCATGTTGCAACGTTTTTAGAGTCATTTGCGTCTTATAAATAGAGACACAAATAAACCCGAATTATAAACATTAAAAATAAGACATTATGAAAACTACAATGATCACTAAAGCCATGATGGCAGTTCTTTTTGCAATGACAAGTGTATTAACGCTGAATGCAGTCGAGCCTGTGAAGATTACAAATGAAGAGGTGGAAAATGGTCGGGTGTCGGCTAAGGTCGTTTATGAACAAGAGGGTACTTTCCTTACTCCGGAGTATCGTTTTGAGTTCAGATACAACGATAAGGGACAAATTATAGAGAAGAAAAGTATGAAATGGAATGGCACGACTTGGATAAATTATTATTGTATGGAAGTTACGTACACAGACACAGAAGCGCATATTGATTATTCTTTGTGGAACAAGAATAAAAAAGCGTTTATCCCTACGCAGAAATATGTATATACGTTAGATGAAGCTGGGAAGTTTTTGACGTGGCACTCATATAAAAAAGATGCGACAGGCTGGGAGTTGGACGGATTAATAAATAATGAAGTACTGCTGGCAAAGCGTTAATGGAGTGCGTCCTTTGAATTTTAGATTAAATAATTGATGTGTTTTTCCCCGGGAAATTTGGATTGTGTCCTCCCGGGGATTTTTATTTTTTTAGCCGTTCATATACTGCCGGATGCAGGAAATATCGTATATCTCGTCCTTCCGCTAGTGCCTGTCTGATAAAAGTAGAACTGATTTCCAATAACGGAGTATCTGCTAATTGCACGGAAGGAGGAAGAGTTGTTGGATCAATAGTGAAATTCGGACGGGGATAGATCATTACATGATGATTCTTTAAAATCTCCTTTGCTTTGTACCAACGGGGGAATAGAAGCCAGTTGTCCGCCCCAATGATAAGAGTAAATTCTCGGTTGGGATAGGCTTTGTGTAAAGCGTCCAATGTGTGTATAGTATAGGAAGGACGAGGAAGGTAGAACTCGAAATCGGAAGCTCGGAATTTGGGATAATCCACAATGGCCAGTTTTACCAGTTCCAATCGCAGATTATCATCCCATAAATCCGTTTGTTGCTTTAATGGATTGTGAGGAGAGACGAGAAACCATATTTCATCCAATCCATTATATTCACATAAATAATTAGCAAGTGCCAGATGACCAATGTGAATAGGATTGAATGAGCCGCCGAAAATACCAGTCTTTATCTTACTCTTTTCCATTTATTGTAATTCCATACTTGTCCCACAGTGACAATACCCATTGCTATGGCAATAATGTATTGCTCCATTGCCATTGCAATGATGCCCACAGCCAAAGCTATAAAACCAATGAGGATACAAAGTATCGACATTCTTTGGGCCAGTTTTTTCGGATCTTTGATCATCGTCTTATTTTTCAATAAAATTTTTAATAACTTTCAGTGCTTCCGCTTTTGCTTTCTCCAAATCGTCATTTACTATCACGGTGTCGAATTTATCGGCGAACCCCAATTCAAATTCTGCTTTTGCGATTCGGCTTTCAATTACTTCGGGGGCATCAGTACCACGGCCTTTCAGGCGTTTACGGAGTTCTTTTACACTGGGTGGTTGAATGAAAACAGACAATGCGCGGCTGCCATAATATTTTTTGATATTACATCCGCCTACTACATCTACGTCAAAAATCACATTTTGTCCGGCTTCCAATTGTTTTTCCACTTGTGCTTTCAAGGTTCCGTAGAAACGGTTTTCGTATACTTCTTCGTATTCCAGAAATTCATCATTGGCAATGCGTTGTTTGAATTCCTCAGGAGATAGGAAGAAATATTCCACACCATGCCGTTCTTTTCCGCGAGGAGGGCGGCTGGTGGCAGAAATAGAGAAAGACAGGTTCAGGTTTTGTGTCAGCAGATAGTTGATAATGGTTGATTTGCCCGAACCTGAGGGGGCTGAAAAAATGATAAGTTTTCCTGTTGCCATATCTTGATTCTTTGCTTATGAGAATGGGGTCCGGTATATGAACCGGTTACATTACATTTAATACCTGTTCTTTGATTTGTTCCAGTTCGTCCTTCATCTGCACTACGATGTTTTGCATCTCGGCATGATTGGATTTGCTGCCGGTCGTATTGATTTCGCGTCCCATCTCCTGTGCTATGAAACCAAGTTTTTTCCCTTGCCCATGACCGCCTGCCATGGTTTCACGGAAATATCTCAAGTGATTGCTCAGTCGTTGTTTTTCTTCGTTAATATCTAATTTTTCAATGTAATAAATCAATTCTTGTTCCAAGCGGTTTTTATCATAATCCACACTGATGGTCTTTTCCAAAGCATCTGTAATGCGTTCACGTATCTTGGCTACACGTTCTGTTTCGTAGGGCTCGATGGACTTTAACAAACTCTCGATGTTATCAATCTTTTCGTTGAATTTCTTTTCCAAAGCGGTTCCTTCCTGTTTGCGGAAATCTACCAAATGGTTGATAGCCTCTTCCACTACCTGGCGGACTACCTCCCATTCTTCTTCCGAAAGTTCTTGTACATCGGCCTTGGTTAGTACGTCGGGCATTCGTAGAAGGGTTGCAAACCAATCTTCGGGCATTGGTATATGGGTCATTTCGGAAATAGATTTTATCTGATTGTAGTAGTTTTCTACAAGGGCGGCGTTAATGGGAGTGGCTGTATCCGAAACGTCTTTCTCTATCCACAGGCTGAAATCAACTTTACCGCGTTCCAATGATTTGGAAATCATATTGCGGATTTCCATTTCTTTTTCACGGTATAAAGGAGCGATCCGTGTAGACAAGTCCATTGCTTTACTATTTAAAGACTTGATCTCTACGTTAATTTTTTTTTCTCCGAATATAGCGGTTGCTTTACCGTATCCGGTCATTGACTGTATCATAACTAATATGTTTTTTTGCAAAAGTAATCTTTTTATGGAAATGAAGTATAAATAAAAGTGTATATTTGCAGATTATATTATATAAGTAGAGCATTATGTCGTGTATTTTGCATATTGAAACTTCAACAGAGGCCTGCTCTGTTGCCGTCAGTGAGGATGGATTGGCGGTGTTCTCCAAAGAGGATTTGAAAGGACCTTCACACGCCGTGCAGCTGGGCGTATTTGTAGATGAGGCTTTGTCGTTTGTCGACAGTCATGGTATGCCGTTGGATGCAGTGGCTGTGAGTTGCGGGCCCGGCTCGTACACAGGGTTGCGTATTGGTGTCTCTATGGCGAAGGGTATTTGCTATGGACGTAATTTGCCACTTATCGGTCTGCCGACATTGGAGGTATTGTGTGTGCCGGTGTTGTTACATCACGATTTGCCTGAGGATGCCTTGCTCTGTCCTATGATAGATGCACGTCGCATGGAAGTCTATGCAGCTGTTTATGACCGCGCATTGAGCGTAAAAAGGGAAATAGCTGCCGATATTGTTGATGAGCATTCCTATTTGGAGTTTCTGAATGAACATCCGGTCTATTTTTTTGGTAACGGTGCAGCCAAATGCCGTGGGCAGATTACTCATCCCAATGCTCATTTTATTGATGACATCCGTCCGTTAGGTAAATGGATGTTTCCATTGGCAGAAAAGGAAATGGTAAGACAGAACTTTAAGGATGTGGCTTATTTTGAGCCTTTCTATTTGAAAGAGTTTGTAGCTTCCAAACCCAAAAAGCTTTTGTAACAGCCGATGAACAAATTAGTGCATAAATCATAAATTTTAAATATATGGAGTATAATACTCAACAACGAACTTTACCCCTTCCTGAATATGGCAGAAGTGTACAGAACATGGTAGATCACGCCTTGACCATCGAGGACAGAGCTGAGCGCCAACGTTGTGCGAACACGATTATCAACATTATGGGCGGTATGTTTCCGCATTTGCGGGATGTGCCCGATTTCAAACATAAATTATGGGATCATTTGGCTATTATGGCCGATTTTAAGCTGGATATTGATTATCCGTATGAAATTGTGAAGAAAGAAAGCCTGGAGGTGAAACCCGATATGTTGCCTTATCCGCATAATGGAATCCGTTACCGTCATTATGGACGTATTTTGGAGAACATGATTAAAAAGGCAGTGGACTATCCGGAAGGTGAGGAGAAAAAGCAGCTGATCAGCCTGATTGCAAACCACATGAAGAAATGCTTCCTGAACTGGAACAAAGACGGGGTGGAGGATCAGAAAATCTTGGATGATCTTCGCGATTACTCTAAGGGAGTGATTAATCTGACCCCTGAAGACTTGCATTTGAATGAGCAGCAACGTGTTTATGTTCCACGCAGGCCACAACAGAATAACAATCAGCGCAGACCGCAACAAAACAACAATCAAAGAAAGAAATATTAATTCCTAAAAAATGATACCATGGCTTCGTTTGTAATTGAAGGAGGACATAAATTGCACGGCGAAATACACCCGCAAGGTGCTAAAAATGAAGTGTTACAGATCCTTTGTGCCACTCTGTTGACCTCGGAAGAAGTGACAGTGACTAATATTCCGGACATTCTGGATGTGAACAACCTGATTCAGTTGTTACGTGATATGGGCGTCAAGGTATCAAAAACAGGAATTGATTCGTATACATTTAAAGCTGACACTGTGGATTTGAACTACTTGGAGAGTGATGAATTCTTAAAGAAATGTTCCAGTCTGCGTGGATCAGTCATGTTGGTTGGTCCGTTGGTTGCCCGTTTTGGAAAGGCTTTGATTTCAAAGCCGGGCGGTGACAAGATTGGCCGTCGGCGTTTGGACACTCACTTTATCGGTATTCAGAAGTTGGGAGCCTGTTTTAATTATGATGAGGAACGAAGTGTTTTCAGTATTTGCGCAAAGCATTTGGAAGGTACTTATATGTTGCTGGATGAAGCTTCGGTTACCGGTACGGCTAATATTGTGATGGCTTCTGTCCTGGCGAAGGGCAAAACGACCATTTATAACGCAGCTTGTGAACCTTATCTGCAGCAACTTTGTCGTATGTTGAACAGCATGGGGGCGAAGATTTCCGGTATTGCATCTAATTTGCTGACTATTGAAGGAGTGGAAAGTCTGCATGGCTGTACTCATCGGGTGTTGCCTGATATGATTGAAGTAGGTAGTTTTATCGGAATGGCAGCTATGACAGGAAGTGAGCTTACCATTAAGAATGTATCACATGAAAATTTGGGCATTATTCCAGAAAGTTTTCGTCGTTTAGGTATTAGAGTGGAACAGCGGGGGGATGATCTATTTATCCCCGAGCAGGAACATTATCAGATAGAATCGTTTATTGATGGCTCTATTATGACCATAGCAGATGCTCCCTGGCCGGGGTTGACTCCCGACCTGCTCAGTGTGGTACTGGTGGTGGCTACACAGGCGAAAGGCAGTGTACTGATTCATCAGAAAATGTTTGAAAGCCGCCTGTTCTTTGTGGACAAGCTCATAGATATGGGAGCACAGATTATATTATGTGACCCTCATCGTGCCGTTGTAATAGGGCATGACCGTAATTTCCAGCTTCGTGCCGGAAATATGACTTCACCCGATATTCGTGCCGGTATCGCTTTGCTGATAGCGGCAATGAGTGCCGACGGTACCAGTCGCATACACAATATAGAGCAGATAGACCGGGGATATCAGAATATAGACCAGCGTTTGAATGCGCTTGGCGCACGTATTACTAGAATTTAGAGAAATCAATCATGATTAAAAAAGATGAAGTTTTCAAGATTGGTATATTCAACAAGCCGCATGGAGTAAAAGGAGAAATCTCATTCACTTTTACGGATGATATTTTTGACCGTGTGGAATGTGAGTATTTGGTCTGTTTGTTAGACGGTATCTTCGTGCCTTTCTTTATTGAAGAGTATCGTTTTCGTTCAGATACCACTGCTTTAGTCAAACTGGAAGGGGTGGATACCTCGGAAAAGGCCCGTATGTTTACGAATGTAGAGGTTTATTTCCCGAAGAAATATGTCGGTGAGGAGGAAGATTCGGATGATATACCTACTTGGAACTATTTTATTGGTTTTAAGGTAGAAGATGTGAATCATGGTGAGTTGGGTGAGATTGTGGCGGTGGATGACAGTACGATGAATGTCCTTTTTGCCATTGAGAAAGGTGGTGAGGAACTTTTGCTGCCTGCCCACGAGGAATTTATCACCAAATTGGATAAGAAAAAGCGTTTGCTGACGGTCGAAGTACCTGATGGCTTGATATAAATATAGAAGGTGCGCACGATGAAGAAAAAAGGAAGGAAAGCATTTTGGCATAATTTCAAGTTTAAGTATAAACTGACCATTACCAATGAAAATACGTTGGAGGAGATTGTGGGACTACACGTTTCCAAACTCAATGGTGTGTCTGTATTGCTGTCTGCCGTAACGGTAATTTTCCTGATTTCGGCAACTATCATTGTTTTTACTCCTTTACGTAATTATTTGCCGGGATATATGAACAGTGAGGTACGTGCGCAGGTGGTGACCAATGCCTTGCGGGCCGATTCATTGCAACAAGTGGTGACGAGGCAGAATATGTATATCATGAATATTCAGGATATATTTAGCGGGAAAGTAAAAGCTGATACAGTCCAATCTATCGACTCTCTGACCATTCTTCGTTCTGATTCTTTGATGGAACGTACCAGGCAGGAAGAAGAGTTTCGCAAGCAATATGAAGAATCAGAACGATATAATCTGACGGCTGTTGATGATAATAATGCCGCTTCCGGATTGATTTTTTATCGTCCTACACGTGGCATGATGTCTTCTAATTTTGACTTGGAGAACAGGCATTACGGAGTGGATATTGCCGCTAATCCAAATGAAAGTGTGTTGGCAACATTGGATGGAACAGTGATTTTGTCTACTTATACAGCAGAAACCGGTTATGTTATTCAGATACAGCACGGACAGGATTTTGTGTCGGTATATAAACATTGTGGTTCGTTATTAAAGAAAGAAGGCGATCCGGTGAAAGGTGGTGAAGCTATTGCATTGGTAGGAAATACCGGTGAAAAAACTACCGGACCGCATCTGCATTTCGAATTGTGGCACAAGGGACGTGCGATTGATCCCTCAAAATACATTGTATTTTAACAACATTATGAAAAAACAAATAGCGATATTAGGTTCTACCGGCTCTATCGGTACACAGGCTTTACAGGTAATAGAGGAACATCCTGATTTATATGAGGCCTATGCGCTGACAGCCAATAACAGGGTCGATTTATTGATAGAACAAGCCCGTAAGTTCATGCCCGAGGCGGTAGTGATAGCCAATGAGGAAAAATACCTTCAATTGAAAGAGGCGTTGAGTGATCTGCCTATCAAAGTATATGCAGGAGCGGATGCGCTCTCTCAAATTGTGGAATCACAGCCTATTGACATTGTACTGGCTTCTATGGTAGGTTATGCCGGATTGCGTCCTACTATAAATGCGATAAAGGCAGGTAAAGCTATTGCTTTGGCTAATAAAGAAACGCTGGTTGTGGCCGGAGAGTTGATTAATGCACTGGCAAATCAGTACCATACATCTGTACTTCCCGTGGATTCGGAACATTCGGCTATCTTCCAGTGCCTGGAAATAAATAACCGGTTGGAGAAAGTGATCTTGACAGCTTCAGGAGGGCCGTTTCGTACTTATACTATGGAGCAGTTGCAAACAGTGACCAAAGCACAAGCTTTGAAGCACCCCAATTGGGAGATGGGAGCGAAGATAACCATTGATTCGGCTTCCATGATGAACAAGGGGTTTGAAGTGATTGAGGCTAAATGGTTATTCGGAATGCGTCCGGAGCAAATTGAAGTGGTAGTTCATCCACAATCTGTCATTCATTCTATGGTGCAGTTTGAGGATGGGGCCGTGAAAGCGCAATTGGGCATGCCCGATATGCGTTTGCCTATTCAATATGCTTTTTCGTATCCGGAGCGTGTGAAATCTTCTTTCGAACGGTTGGATTTTGCCCGTATAACAGACCTGACTTTTGAACAGCCTGATACTAAACGTTTTCGTAATTTGGCATTGGCATACGAGGCTTTGTATCGGGCCGGAAATATGCCCTGTATAGTGAATGCAGCTAATGAAGTGGTGGTGGATGCTTTCCTGAAAGACAAAATATCTTTCCTGGGTATGAGTGATGTCATAGAACGGACTATGGGTAAAGTTGCTTATATCAAGGAACCGACTTATGAAGACTATGTGGCTACTGATACTGAGGCACGTCGGGTAGCGTTATCCCTTTTGTCATCTTAAATGGTAGTTGACAGAGAATTATGTTAATTATAAATTATAAAATAGTAAATAGCTAGATGGAAACATTTTTGATTCGTGCCCTTCAATTGATAATGAGCCTTTCATTATTGGTCATTATTCATGAGGGAGGACATTTTCTTTTTTCACGTCTTTTTAAAGTAAGAGTAGAGAAGTTCTACATATTTTTTGATCCGTGGTTTTCTTTGTTCAAATTCAAACCGAAGAACAGTGATACGGAATATGGTATTGGCTGGGTGCCTTTGGGGGGATATGTGAAAATTTCGGGTATGATAGACGAGTCTATGGATACCGAGCAGATGAAACAGCCTGCTAAACCATGGGAATTTCGTTCAAAACCGGCTTGGCAGCGTCTGCTTATCATGGTGGGTGGTGTCTTGATGAATTTCTTGCTGGCTATCTTCATCTATTCCATGATTTTATTCCATTGGGGAGATTCTTTTGTGTCGCTGCAAGACATGACTCATGGTATGAAATTTAATGAGCGTGCTCGGGAAATAGGCTTCCGTGACGGTGATATTCTCCTTCGCGCAGATGAAAAACCATTGGAGCGTTTCGGGATGGATATGCTTCGTGATATTGCTGAGGCACGTACAGTGACTGTATCGCGCGATGGAAAGGAAACCGAAGTATATATGCCTGAGATCAGCTTGTTGGATATAGCAAAGGATGATCCGATGTTTGTTACGGCGTTAGTTCCTAATGTTGTTGACTCGGTGATACCGGGCGGTGGCTTGGATAAGGCCGGTATACAGAAGGGAGATAGTTTGATTGCGGTCAACGGTGAAATGTTGAACTCATGGAATGCATTGGTGGAAAAACTAGATAATATGCAGGCTGATGCGGAAACTACCGGAGATAAAGGAGTTGCTATGCAAATGGTTTATTCTCGTGGAGGATTGCGTGATACGGTTACCGTGCATACGGACTCACTGTTTAGAGTGGGGGCAACATTTCTTTCATTGGCCGATTATAAAGAAACTACCCGTGAATATGGATTCTTTGAATCTTTTCCTGCAGGGGTACAATTAGGAGTAAATACATTAAAAGGATATGTGAACGATATGAAATATGTGTTCACCAAAGAAGGAGCCAAGAGTGTAGGTGGTTTTGGAACGATAGGAAGTATTTTTCCGAAAGTATGGGATTGGCATCGTTTTTGGGAAATGACTGCTTTTCTGTCAATCATCCTTGCGTTTATGAATATTCTGCCTATTCCGGCATTGGATGGCGGACATGTATTATTCCTGCTTTATGAAATCATTGCCCGTCGTAAGCCGAGTGACAAATTTATGGAATATGCGCAGATGGTAGGTATGTTTCTATTGTTTGCCTTGCTCATTTGGGCGAACTTTAATGATATCATGCGATTCTTGTTCTAAGTTTGCATGACAGAAAAGGACACGGCATTTTTATAACAATGCCGATAGGCACGGATTTCCGCAAAGATTGAATCAATCATCTTTGCGGAAATCTGCGTTTTTTATATTGTTTTTCTCCCGTGGTGAAAAAAAGACATAAAAAAAGAGCGAAAGTTCTTATCAAACCCGCTCACATCCTGAAGAACCCCCCTCCATAATGGGGTTCTTTTCATCTTTCTCGTCTCAGTTGCGTTATCCTCTCTCTTGTACCTAAAAAAACAGCTCTTTTAATACCTATAAAACTAATTTCCTGAAAACTTTCTTTTTCTAATTACCTTAAATCTTGCTGCTAATACCTTTCTAAATCAATCTTTCTTTACCTAAATCTAATACCTTAAATTAAAATCTTTACCTTAATACTTAATACCTAATTTTGTTCTTTTCTTTATTAACTTAATATTTGGTTTCACAACCACATTGCAAAGGTACGGCTTTTCTTGATATTAGCAAGTAAATAGATGCTGAAAAACATAAAAAAGGGTGAATTCATGATATATATCAAGAAAACACCCTTTTTTTATTTCTTTTAGCGTTATCGCACACGGATGATGCGTTGGTTACTGCTTCCCCTAAATTCCAAGTAAGGAGAGTACAAATCCGGCTCGAATCGTCCGTCTACTATAACATCCACATAATCCAGTACCGGTTTTAACATTTCATCGTTTTGTATTTGTTCAAATGTATATCCTGTATAACACCAGATGTTTTGTCCGGT from Phocaeicola dorei encodes the following:
- a CDS encoding 1,4-dihydroxy-2-naphthoate polyprenyltransferase, with the translated sequence MEIVQVNSIKAWLLAARPKTLAGAATPVLLGCALAYADSCFQMTPALLCFLFAFLMQIDANFINDYFDYLKGSDREDRLGPERACAQGWITLNAMRKGIALTTATACLAGLCLLAYGGIEMIPVGILCILFAFLYTAGPYPLAYHGWGDILVIVFFGFVPVGCTYYVMCRSWTWNVTLASLACGLIIDTLLMVNNYRDRDQDAKSGKKTIVVRWGANAGQQLYLFLGLAAAWLCLLFIPTGHIWAALLPQLYLLPHFMAWQRMVKIKKGKELNSILGETSRNMLLFGVLLAFGLIL
- a CDS encoding metallophosphoesterase: MKKQFLFLLLAVIFLSSCATATLSEFPGVGRVKQYDFYSYDIPPAFDGFRIGFASDFHYESRFKRSELNSAVRALKSMHADVLLLGGDYRSKKGGNLDTLFTALSRVYTPYGTFAVMGNHDYGYCYSEVVEAMQKNHVRLMEHKSYKLMKDGQHIIVSGVRNPFDLKRNGDSPSQHFPADDFIILLTHTPDYAEDTDVSNANLVLAGYTHGGQVSLFKKYSPVKHSIYGNRFLTGWKENSKGTPIIITNGLGTSRVDVRLFTPSEVVLVVLHRVEKQKE
- a CDS encoding DUF3836 domain-containing protein; this translates as MKTTMITKAMMAVLFAMTSVLTLNAVEPVKITNEEVENGRVSAKVVYEQEGTFLTPEYRFEFRYNDKGQIIEKKSMKWNGTTWINYYCMEVTYTDTEAHIDYSLWNKNKKAFIPTQKYVYTLDEAGKFLTWHSYKKDATGWELDGLINNEVLLAKR
- the nadD gene encoding nicotinate (nicotinamide) nucleotide adenylyltransferase; the protein is MEKSKIKTGIFGGSFNPIHIGHLALANYLCEYNGLDEIWFLVSPHNPLKQQTDLWDDNLRLELVKLAIVDYPKFRASDFEFYLPRPSYTIHTLDALHKAYPNREFTLIIGADNWLLFPRWYKAKEILKNHHVMIYPRPNFTIDPTTLPPSVQLADTPLLEISSTFIRQALAEGRDIRYFLHPAVYERLKK
- the gmk gene encoding guanylate kinase, giving the protein MATGKLIIFSAPSGSGKSTIINYLLTQNLNLSFSISATSRPPRGKERHGVEYFFLSPEEFKQRIANDEFLEYEEVYENRFYGTLKAQVEKQLEAGQNVIFDVDVVGGCNIKKYYGSRALSVFIQPPSVKELRKRLKGRGTDAPEVIESRIAKAEFELGFADKFDTVIVNDDLEKAKAEALKVIKNFIEK
- a CDS encoding YicC/YloC family endoribonuclease, whose translation is MIQSMTGYGKATAIFGEKKINVEIKSLNSKAMDLSTRIAPLYREKEMEIRNMISKSLERGKVDFSLWIEKDVSDTATPINAALVENYYNQIKSISEMTHIPMPEDWFATLLRMPDVLTKADVQELSEEEWEVVRQVVEEAINHLVDFRKQEGTALEKKFNEKIDNIESLLKSIEPYETERVAKIRERITDALEKTISVDYDKNRLEQELIYYIEKLDINEEKQRLSNHLRYFRETMAGGHGQGKKLGFIAQEMGREINTTGSKSNHAEMQNIVVQMKDELEQIKEQVLNVM
- the tsaB gene encoding tRNA (adenosine(37)-N6)-threonylcarbamoyltransferase complex dimerization subunit type 1 TsaB — encoded protein: MSCILHIETSTEACSVAVSEDGLAVFSKEDLKGPSHAVQLGVFVDEALSFVDSHGMPLDAVAVSCGPGSYTGLRIGVSMAKGICYGRNLPLIGLPTLEVLCVPVLLHHDLPEDALLCPMIDARRMEVYAAVYDRALSVKREIAADIVDEHSYLEFLNEHPVYFFGNGAAKCRGQITHPNAHFIDDIRPLGKWMFPLAEKEMVRQNFKDVAYFEPFYLKEFVASKPKKLL
- a CDS encoding DUF4290 domain-containing protein is translated as MEYNTQQRTLPLPEYGRSVQNMVDHALTIEDRAERQRCANTIINIMGGMFPHLRDVPDFKHKLWDHLAIMADFKLDIDYPYEIVKKESLEVKPDMLPYPHNGIRYRHYGRILENMIKKAVDYPEGEEKKQLISLIANHMKKCFLNWNKDGVEDQKILDDLRDYSKGVINLTPEDLHLNEQQRVYVPRRPQQNNNQRRPQQNNNQRKKY
- the murA gene encoding UDP-N-acetylglucosamine 1-carboxyvinyltransferase, which translates into the protein MASFVIEGGHKLHGEIHPQGAKNEVLQILCATLLTSEEVTVTNIPDILDVNNLIQLLRDMGVKVSKTGIDSYTFKADTVDLNYLESDEFLKKCSSLRGSVMLVGPLVARFGKALISKPGGDKIGRRRLDTHFIGIQKLGACFNYDEERSVFSICAKHLEGTYMLLDEASVTGTANIVMASVLAKGKTTIYNAACEPYLQQLCRMLNSMGAKISGIASNLLTIEGVESLHGCTHRVLPDMIEVGSFIGMAAMTGSELTIKNVSHENLGIIPESFRRLGIRVEQRGDDLFIPEQEHYQIESFIDGSIMTIADAPWPGLTPDLLSVVLVVATQAKGSVLIHQKMFESRLFFVDKLIDMGAQIILCDPHRAVVIGHDRNFQLRAGNMTSPDIRAGIALLIAAMSADGTSRIHNIEQIDRGYQNIDQRLNALGARITRI
- the rimM gene encoding ribosome maturation factor RimM (Essential for efficient processing of 16S rRNA); the protein is MIKKDEVFKIGIFNKPHGVKGEISFTFTDDIFDRVECEYLVCLLDGIFVPFFIEEYRFRSDTTALVKLEGVDTSEKARMFTNVEVYFPKKYVGEEEDSDDIPTWNYFIGFKVEDVNHGELGEIVAVDDSTMNVLFAIEKGGEELLLPAHEEFITKLDKKKRLLTVEVPDGLI
- a CDS encoding M23 family metallopeptidase; this translates as MKKKGRKAFWHNFKFKYKLTITNENTLEEIVGLHVSKLNGVSVLLSAVTVIFLISATIIVFTPLRNYLPGYMNSEVRAQVVTNALRADSLQQVVTRQNMYIMNIQDIFSGKVKADTVQSIDSLTILRSDSLMERTRQEEEFRKQYEESERYNLTAVDDNNAASGLIFYRPTRGMMSSNFDLENRHYGVDIAANPNESVLATLDGTVILSTYTAETGYVIQIQHGQDFVSVYKHCGSLLKKEGDPVKGGEAIALVGNTGEKTTGPHLHFELWHKGRAIDPSKYIVF